One stretch of Rosistilla oblonga DNA includes these proteins:
- a CDS encoding heavy metal translocating P-type ATPase, translated as MNTEAFSDSSAAELPADEAASADETACPAIVELPCVHCGLPTRVRADADPQRIFCCNGCHGAYDLINGWGLSDFYALRDQMTSAAAQGVPGQRSRYDVFDQPEFLGDSAPKPQSGGLLSTDLALHGLHCGACAWLIENAAARIDGWQLARVKMSDHTIRIVFDPQRVPLSEIARTMDRLGYQVAPLTKQLDDHFARENRRLLIQIAIAGFCAANAMWIAIGLYAGEASGVDADHRTFLRTIGTGLGLLAVAVPGRTFFRGALASLRTRTPHMDLPVALGLSVGSIAGLINAITGRGDVYFDSLAVLVFFLLIGRWIQFRQQHRAARSVDLLLRITPRHASRILDDGETQAVLADNLQAGDRIRVAAGESFPADGEIIAGETTIDRSLLTGESQPIRAAVGETVLAGTVNVTRSIDVCVEASGDASRIGRVMQAVEAAAARKTPIVQLADRIGGIFVIVVTTLALVAFALSARDNWQQGAANATALLIVACPCALALATPLAIAVSLGRAARRKILIRDGSSLQQLAGTGTIWFDKTGTLTEGRSRVVEVIGDRDGLASAAAIERDVCHPIADAILAAADLPDDLEGVAATDKDNSPAGTDSTDEATARTQIAIGGVLGEHRGAAIAAGSLKFIQSQGIEIPAKLSQAAERLTAQGTTAIVVARDAIAITVLGIDDPLRAGADVAIAELKRAGWRVGILSGDHPGVVRSVADRVGVPQSLAIGGLSPENKLDIVSHHSPADPGSAELHLPEPAPGLQVMIGDGANDAAALAAADVGIAVRGGAEVSLQAAPIFIASGRLGSVVELVRGARRTARLIHITFAVSLGYNVIAVGLAMAGRISPLVAAVLMPLSSVSVLSLTLASRSFRERDELERTK; from the coding sequence TTGAATACCGAAGCGTTCTCTGATTCCAGCGCAGCTGAATTGCCAGCCGATGAAGCCGCCAGTGCCGACGAAACCGCTTGCCCGGCGATCGTCGAACTTCCCTGCGTCCATTGCGGACTGCCGACGCGAGTCCGCGCCGATGCCGATCCGCAGCGGATCTTCTGCTGCAACGGTTGCCACGGTGCGTACGACCTGATCAACGGCTGGGGCCTTTCCGATTTCTACGCCCTTCGCGACCAGATGACCTCCGCCGCGGCTCAAGGCGTCCCCGGCCAACGGTCGCGATACGACGTCTTCGACCAGCCGGAATTCTTAGGCGATTCGGCACCGAAGCCGCAATCGGGCGGTCTGCTTTCGACCGATCTAGCGCTCCACGGACTGCACTGCGGCGCATGTGCTTGGCTGATCGAAAACGCGGCGGCGCGGATCGACGGCTGGCAATTGGCCCGCGTCAAAATGAGCGATCATACGATCCGCATCGTCTTCGATCCGCAGCGGGTTCCGTTGAGCGAGATCGCTCGCACGATGGACCGCTTGGGCTACCAAGTCGCTCCGCTCACCAAACAGCTCGACGACCACTTCGCTCGCGAAAACCGGCGACTGCTGATCCAGATCGCGATCGCCGGCTTCTGCGCCGCCAACGCGATGTGGATTGCGATCGGTCTGTACGCCGGGGAAGCCTCGGGCGTCGACGCGGATCACCGCACGTTTTTGAGAACGATCGGAACGGGATTGGGCCTGCTGGCGGTCGCGGTGCCCGGCCGAACCTTCTTCCGCGGCGCGCTGGCGTCGCTACGAACCCGCACACCTCACATGGATCTACCGGTCGCGTTAGGCCTCTCGGTCGGTTCGATTGCCGGGCTGATCAACGCGATCACCGGCCGCGGCGACGTCTACTTCGACTCGCTGGCCGTGCTGGTCTTCTTTTTGTTGATCGGCCGTTGGATCCAGTTCCGCCAGCAGCATCGCGCCGCTCGCTCGGTCGATCTGCTGCTGCGGATCACGCCGCGCCACGCCAGCCGGATCCTGGACGATGGCGAGACGCAAGCGGTGCTGGCCGACAACTTGCAGGCGGGCGACCGGATTCGCGTCGCCGCGGGCGAAAGCTTTCCTGCCGACGGAGAGATCATCGCCGGAGAAACAACGATCGACAGGTCGTTGCTGACGGGGGAGAGCCAGCCGATTCGCGCCGCAGTGGGGGAGACGGTCCTTGCCGGCACGGTGAACGTCACGCGTTCGATCGATGTCTGCGTCGAAGCGAGCGGCGATGCGAGCCGGATCGGGCGGGTGATGCAAGCTGTCGAAGCCGCCGCGGCTCGCAAGACGCCGATCGTTCAATTGGCCGACCGGATCGGCGGGATCTTTGTGATCGTCGTCACCACGCTGGCGCTCGTCGCGTTTGCGCTCAGTGCTCGCGACAATTGGCAACAGGGAGCGGCTAATGCCACGGCGCTGTTGATCGTCGCCTGTCCCTGTGCCTTGGCGTTGGCAACACCGCTGGCGATCGCGGTCTCGCTGGGCCGAGCCGCTCGGCGGAAGATCTTGATCCGCGACGGCAGCTCGCTGCAACAACTGGCCGGAACCGGGACGATCTGGTTCGACAAAACGGGAACGCTGACCGAGGGGCGATCGCGGGTTGTCGAAGTGATCGGTGATCGCGACGGCTTGGCAAGTGCCGCGGCGATCGAACGCGATGTCTGCCATCCGATCGCCGATGCGATCCTGGCCGCCGCCGATCTTCCCGACGACCTTGAAGGGGTGGCGGCAACTGACAAAGACAACTCGCCCGCAGGAACCGACTCAACCGACGAAGCAACCGCCCGAACGCAGATCGCGATCGGCGGCGTCTTGGGGGAACATCGCGGCGCCGCGATCGCGGCCGGAAGTCTGAAATTCATTCAATCCCAGGGGATCGAAATCCCGGCTAAATTGTCGCAGGCAGCCGAGCGGTTGACCGCTCAAGGGACCACGGCGATCGTGGTCGCTCGCGACGCGATCGCGATCACCGTGCTGGGGATCGACGATCCGTTGAGAGCTGGCGCCGACGTGGCGATCGCGGAACTCAAGCGGGCCGGATGGCGAGTCGGCATCCTGTCGGGAGACCATCCCGGCGTCGTCCGCAGCGTTGCCGATCGCGTGGGCGTGCCGCAATCGCTTGCGATCGGCGGGCTTTCTCCCGAAAACAAACTGGACATTGTGTCGCATCACAGCCCGGCCGATCCTGGCTCGGCGGAACTTCATCTGCCCGAACCAGCCCCGGGATTGCAGGTGATGATCGGCGATGGAGCCAACGACGCGGCAGCTTTGGCCGCGGCGGATGTAGGGATTGCGGTCCGTGGCGGAGCGGAAGTTAGTTTGCAAGCGGCGCCAATTTTCATCGCATCGGGTAGACTGGGAAGTGTTGTCGAACTGGTCCGCGGCGCCCGCCGAACCGCTCGGCTGATTCACATCACCTTTGCCGTTTCGCTAGGATACAACGTGATCGCTGTCGGCCTGGCGATGGCCGGCCGGATCAGCCCGCTGGTCGCTGCGGTGTTGATGCCGTTGAGCAGTGTGAGCGTGTTGTCGTTGACGCTCGCTTCGCGCAGTTTCCGCGAACGAGATGAACTCGAGAGGACAAAATGA
- a CDS encoding c-type cytochrome, protein MKTTTYALLLIGLAALTGCEKPYVAEFEPNMVLAELVSMSVEEPMDQALAETQTALTRLFGTPDDPKLPDFLLEDPDLGTLVSMDNLVAASGSPSEQGRGLYRQHCSTCHGITGNGRGTTAALLDPYPRDYRMGKYKFKSTRRGSKPLREDLHFAITHGLDGTAMVAIPELNKNPEDVEALIDYVMYLTWRGEVERALLEEAELIDFAAGETLFDNAMVDKYLQKYKDDFDPETLTDEAQIEEYEMFAEQWEFIQDLTFGAVEGWLDAEDAVVEVPEPEDVPVPATIDEVVAAAKAPGDSPLKQSIQRGKELFVTERAACAKCHGPKGWGDGTNKDYDDWTKDWTLQRGIDPTDEAAQIPLIARGVLPPRLIKARDFRQGLYRGGSDPELLYLRIAAGIDGTPMPAASLEPNQIWDLVNYIRSLREDAPMSIQ, encoded by the coding sequence ATGAAAACGACTACCTACGCATTGCTGCTGATCGGTTTGGCTGCTTTGACTGGCTGCGAAAAGCCTTATGTTGCGGAATTCGAACCGAACATGGTCTTGGCCGAACTGGTGTCGATGTCGGTCGAAGAGCCGATGGATCAAGCGTTGGCGGAAACGCAGACCGCGCTTACGCGATTGTTCGGGACTCCCGACGATCCGAAACTGCCCGACTTCCTTCTCGAGGATCCCGATCTCGGAACGCTGGTCAGCATGGATAATTTGGTCGCCGCGTCGGGTTCGCCCAGCGAACAGGGCCGCGGGCTGTATCGCCAACATTGCTCGACCTGCCACGGCATCACCGGCAACGGTCGCGGCACGACCGCCGCACTGCTTGATCCCTATCCTCGCGACTATCGAATGGGGAAATACAAATTTAAGAGCACCCGCCGCGGATCGAAGCCGCTGCGTGAAGATCTCCATTTTGCGATCACCCACGGACTCGATGGGACCGCGATGGTGGCGATCCCCGAGCTGAATAAGAATCCCGAAGATGTCGAAGCGCTGATCGATTACGTGATGTATCTGACCTGGCGTGGCGAAGTCGAACGGGCGCTGTTGGAAGAGGCGGAATTGATCGACTTTGCCGCTGGCGAAACGCTGTTCGACAACGCGATGGTCGACAAATATCTGCAGAAATACAAAGACGACTTCGATCCCGAAACGCTCACCGATGAAGCTCAGATCGAAGAGTACGAAATGTTCGCCGAGCAGTGGGAATTCATCCAGGACCTCACCTTTGGCGCCGTCGAGGGTTGGTTGGACGCCGAGGATGCAGTGGTCGAAGTCCCCGAACCCGAAGACGTTCCCGTACCGGCAACGATCGACGAGGTTGTGGCCGCAGCGAAGGCGCCGGGCGATTCGCCCTTGAAGCAATCGATCCAACGCGGCAAAGAGCTGTTCGTCACCGAACGCGCTGCATGTGCCAAGTGCCACGGCCCCAAGGGCTGGGGCGACGGAACCAACAAAGACTACGACGACTGGACTAAAGACTGGACGCTGCAACGCGGTATCGATCCGACCGACGAAGCGGCTCAGATCCCATTGATCGCTCGCGGCGTCCTGCCACCACGATTGATCAAGGCTCGCGATTTCCGCCAGGGCTTGTACCGCGGCGGTTCCGATCCGGAGCTGTTGTATCTGCGGATCGCCGCTGGCATCGACGGCACGCCAATGCCCGCAGCCAGTTTGGAACCGAACCAGATCTGGGACTTGGTCAACTACATCCGCTCGCTGCGTGAAGACGCACCGATGTCGATCCAGTAG
- the ccoS gene encoding cbb3-type cytochrome oxidase assembly protein CcoS: MSVLFVALPLALALGAAGMIACVYCIRGGQYDDLETPAVRILIDDRDTRPQPAKAAESDLDRRGSADPDG, from the coding sequence ATGAGCGTGTTGTTTGTCGCCTTGCCGCTGGCACTAGCCCTGGGCGCAGCTGGCATGATCGCCTGCGTGTACTGCATCCGCGGCGGACAATACGACGACTTGGAAACCCCGGCGGTACGGATCTTGATCGACGACCGCGACACGCGCCCCCAGCCGGCGAAGGCCGCGGAAAGCGATCTCGATCGACGCGGTTCCGCCGATCCCGATGGCTGA